The region cacggccctagattgtaatattgttagggtgtagctttaaatgaattattgtatgtctgattgttgtttgagaatgctatatgtggttatagcataatgaacggcaaaggagccgggaacggcgaagggccgagaacggcagtggggccgggaatatcacttagcacatggagtgcttatggttagggtgagaccccaatggatacatgggatatccttatggtgtggaccgagaacccaggctttggtaacgcttctgggacggcatggccgtatatgtgtttaaatcttatagaCTACCTGTTTATCTGTAGATTATCTGACATAATGgttatatgttatgtgctgtgtgggttttcttgctgggcttcggctcacgggtactatgtgttgcaggtaaaggcaaggagaaagtcaactagccatgagtatggagagcgtgggggtggcgcgtacatgtttggcctgcccgactgctttggttgggggcattttgagaaatggctgtattaaaccatGTTTTTGATAGTTAGTCATCTGaaaacctattttgaattgtaaatattttacaaacctcgttttgggatcctGAATGTTtaactcttggaacttttaatgGAATAGAGTACTTTCAAAGATTATAGGCTTGACTTTttgcttaatcacacttttgttctaaaaacctcgcttagagagttaattgcacattttaaactcacttagtaacgactctaaggtagtagggcattacaaatagtatgtgttgaccctcaatttggtcaacgacacggagtcaaataaacgatataaaatgagatgaaaacaagaataAATTCAAACGGAAAAGTAAATGACAcgaacgatttatagtggttcggccccaattggatggtaatgacctacgtccactaagtgttcttattgatgtagaatcccaatactgtgatcaatgaactagggttcacgagtttcacaatccttgggagaattacaactttggtgaataatcacactacaaATTTCTCTCCGGATTCAAAGATTGAAAAAAGTCCTTTcccttgagccttttgattcgtatttataggctcaagaaggttacatgggccaatgggccttaattaccattaagacttgcgtatctagataataaaagaaattacaatcAATGTATAATTACAAAATTGCATAAATAAAGGAGATAAATGAatgtatgcgaccaggctggtcgtctGTAAGTGTGATGCTTGGTAAACCAATAACTTTCTAGTCAATGGCCGAGCAGGATATACTCACTAAAAGCCATCATGTGCCTGCCACATCATCATGGgccgtttttgggtaaatagTATGCATTATGGATCGTACCTTAAGGCAACTACTGTTATAAGTTACTAGATTAACCTTCGAGTTAATTGATCTGACAATCTATCATTTATGATCATAACTCACGCAGTTTGGATTGTAAGTCGTACAAATCCATCTGAGAAATTGCTGGGTTTATTAATTCGATAATTTGTCTAACTAAATTATAGCAGGAAACACCTAACAGTATCACCGGTATATGTAACAACCTAATCATAGAAAATAGAACCATAgctatatctttatatatatatatatatatatatatttctatataaaaaatatgtagataacggaaattcttggttttaacagtttttcatttttttccgttaattataacaaaatattcttatatttaacggttgattgtaaacatgacttaaacttaaataaaattaaataaataaataattaaacaaattaaaataaaatatttttgagatattttaagatgataattatttaaaaataataaaaccatatattttataacttaaataaaatttaattaaacttaaacttaatattatattaaacatataatatataatcttttgttgtcactatCAAAttcaaaactagaacaaacataaacttaaacttaaacaaaaacaaattaattaattaaaataagatattttatgataatttaaataattaaatcaaatttatttgaaaataataaatacatacatattattatttttatcttataaatttgtgtgatagtttgttttattAAGTGattgaagattttttttttcatcaaattcaccaaaggacattgtgagacacattagaaactaaaaataattgatgatgcatactactgtctacactatgacttcttctattcttattttatttctattattaatttatttttaaatatgattgtattttatatgtatgtcatgtagtcatgtaaatatatatatacatgttgtgtttagatgtcatatatgtagaaattattgatataaatatttatatatactataaaactataattcattctattatatatatatatattttttaaataatgaaccgatttttattaaaattatagacaatgtttacaactataaaactaagcaaacttgcatattgcacgttgcttatatgtagtatatatctcttctatataataagtgtgtagataatggaaattcttggttttaacggttttttatttttttaatgttatctttaacgaaatattcttatatttaacggtagtttgtaaatacttaaacttaaataaaataaaataattaaaaaaattaaaatatgatattttacaatgataattagttaaaaataataaaaaattaaataaattaaaatatgatatttttcatatattttacaatgataattattttaaaataataaataattaaaaaaattaaaataagatatttttgagatattttacaatgataattatttaaaaataataaaatcatacattttataacttaaataaaatttatttaaacttaaactcacttattaaaataatatcatattaaacatataagataatctactgtcaattaacaacaaattgttttttttaaaaactagcaagaaacttaaatttaaaatctactaataatatttaatattatatcaaacatatatatatatatataatatcttgttgtcactctcaaattaaataactagaacaaacataaacttaaatataaataaataaattatttaattaaaatatgatatttatttaaaatttatatgacattaatataaatttaataaaaataattaataaattctataaataaaactaagcaagcgTGCATactgcacgttgcttgtatctagtatatctcTTCAATATAATAAGtttgtagataacagaaattcttggttttaatgattttttatttttttaatgttaactttaacggaatattcttatatttaacagaatattcttatatttaacggtagtttgtaaacacttaaaataaaataattaattaaaaaaattaaaatatgatatttttgagatattttaccatgataattatttaaaaataataaataattaaacaaatcaaaatatgatatttttgagatattttacaataataattatttaaaataataaataattaagcaaattaaaatatgatattgcTATGATTATAAAAAATACACTTAAGCAGCACTTAGTATTCAACATAATTTCTCAGATCTTAATCATGTTACTAAAAGTGCATAAATGATAAACCCTAAGACATGTTTCTATAAAATCTTAGCTAAATTAAATAAGAAGATGAACACAAGAGCGGAAGCACTAACCTGAAGCCATTGATGGAGATTGCACAGAAGGTTATTGATCTTCCAAGAAATCAGTTTCTCTCTGTGTATTTCTCTGTGATGGGGAAGAAGAGAATACGAAAGAATACGTTTCTTGGGGATCACTACCTATTTATTAAAAAactgattattaaatcaattttggGTATTTACAATTTGCCCCCTCATCAAATTTAAATACAACATAATGGTATCTACAGATTATTTCCATGACATTTTAATACCCTATGATACTTATAACATAATTTATCACTTTATTTTGTATCAAACTTTATAATAGCATCATACATTaatacatatgtgcccataataagatttttaatccaacaatctcccacttgggcaacatatgtttccttataaatgtataaccttatgagctcaaaatttgctatcatataaaggtattctttaacaatcttgtccatcaaccatatccatataggatcaaagcggtctttgtcatattaatcatgactaaacacatcaatggtcacatatacaaatacagtcaaatgacatagatcaatcatggATGTGTAGCATGGAAATTACATGCAATGTGAACCAAACATGTCTATTTCCAACTGGTCCTACTTAAACTTTAGTGAGGTCATAATCAAACATGACAAAACAGAATGaataaactgaatattttattcTGATAAGAAAATAACTAAATTCATAAATGTCTGAAACAAATATAAAGCAAATAATATACAAACTCCCACTAAATCATGATATCCTCAAACAATACAACACCCATATGAGCAGTGtgctcatgaaagaccttgggtggCAATCCCTTTGTGAGCGGATCCGTTATCATGGAGTTTGTCCCAATGTGATCTATGGATATCTGTCCACTCTGCACTCTCTCTTTCACAACTAGGAACTTTATGTCAATATGCTTTGACTTGGATGAGCTCCTATTGTTGTTGGAATACAATACTGCTGaattattgtcacaaaataacttGAGTGGTCTTTCGACATTCTCCAAAATGCACAGCCCAGTGACAAAGTTTCGCAGCCATATTCCATGATTTGATGCCTCATAGCATGCTACAAATTCTACAGCCATGGTGGACGAAGCTACAAGTGTATGTTTGACACTTTTCCAGGATATAGCTCCTCCAGCTAACAGGTAAATAGAGCCTGATGTAGATTTTCTACTATATTGGCATCCAGCAAAATCATAATCTGAATACCCTACGACCTCCAAATGATCTGATTTCCTGTATGTGATTATGTAATCTTTTGTTCTAAGAAGATACCTCATAACCCTCTTGGCTGCTATCCAATGGTCCATACCAGGGTTGCTTAAATATCTGCCTAACATCCCAACAATGTACGCAATATCTAGACGCATACATACTTGAcaatacattagactcccaacagcTGATGCATAAGGGatcttttgcatttcttgaattttaagGTTACTTTTAGGGCATTGACTAAGACTAAATTTGTCTCCTTTAGCAACAGGGGTATCACCtggtctacaatcttgcatgccaaatcttttaagtactttatcgatatagcctttttgtgataatccaagaataccACGAGGACGGTCTCGGTGTATCTGAATACCTAATACAAAATAAGCAtccccaagatctttcatctcaaaatgcttagatagaaatatcttggtttcgtgcaataagcctatatcattagtggcaagcaatatgtcatcgacatatagaactaggaatatatacttactcccactgaacttgtgatatacacaatcatcaacaacattcatcttAAAGCTGAATGAGATAATTACTTGATGAAACTTGTGATACCATTGACGAGAAGCTTACTTGAGTCCATAGATAGATTTTGTCAATTTGCAAACCATATTCTTTGGATCTCCTGACACAAAGTTTTCTAGTTTCACCATATAAATTGTCTCGTCAATGTCTCCATTGAGAAACACAGTTTTAACATCCATCTGATGTAGCTCAAGATCAAGGTGAGCAACAAGTGCCATTATTGTCCTAAAAGAGTCTTTCGATGAAACTGGAGAGAAAGTCTATGTATAACCAATGCCTTCTTTCTGAGTATAGCCTTTAGCTACAAGACGTGCCTTATACCTCTCCACATTACCATTTGCATCCCTCTtggttttaaatatccatttacaaccaattGGTTATGCACCATCTGGTAATGGGACAAGttcccaaactttattgtcttgcatagACTTATACTCTTCTTTCATGGCATCAATCCACTTTTAAGAGTTAGAACTTTTAATGGTCTGGTGAAAGTTGATTGGATCATTTTCCATCATTCCATtgtcatcctcatgttcttgAAGAAATACAACATAATCATCTGAAATAgcatttcttctttctcttgtggACCTTCTTAATGGCTCTGGTTCTTGAGGCTGTTGAGTTTGTTCTTCTTGAACAATTACCTCATCTTGAATTGGGGTTTGTTCAACATTGTCTTGTTAAGGTTCTGGATTCATTTCTTGAACAATTACAGGTGTAGAAGCCTGAACATTGTCAAAAATGATAGTAGGAACTGAGTTTGAATTCAATTCCTCCTCAAAAGCAATGTTTCTAACCTTatttctccccccaaactcaatatcctcaaaaaatgttgcagttcccgtctcaaaaatatttctaattgtgggatcataaaacttatagcCACTAGATCGCTCGGAATAACCAATAAAGTAGTTGCTCACTGTTTTGGAGTCCAATTTCTTTTCATGTGGCTTATATGGCATTGCCTCAGCCGGACATCCCCAAATGTGAAAGTGCTTTAGACTAGGCTTTCGACCTGTCCAAAGCTCAAAAGGTGTTTTTGCAACTGCTTTAGTTGGTACTCTGTTCAGAATGTAAGCTGATGTCTTTAATGCTTCTCCCCAAAGGGACTCAGGTAAGGTAGAATGAGCAATCATGGTCCTTACCATATCCTTAAGAGTCCTATTGCgtctttcagcaacaccattcatGCTTGGTGATCCTAGCATGGTGTATTGTGGGACAATACCGCATTCCTCTAGGAATTTAGCAAACGGTCCTAGACGTTGTTCGCCTGAGCCATCATATCTACCTTAGTACTCACCACCACGATTGGATATGACGTTTTTAATCcttttgttgagttgattctcaacttcatctttataagctttgaacacatccagagactgtgacttttcatgaatgagatataggcacccataacgtgagtaatcgtctatgaatgatatgaaatattgttgaccattccatGATGTTGTAGGGAATAGCCCACaaatatatgtgtgaatcaaTTCTAAGACATCTGAAGATCTGTTGGCACATAATCTCTTAGTTTTGGTTTGTTTTCCCTTGATACAATCGACACAAACATCAAAGTTTGTGAAGCCAAGAGACTCTAAAATGCCATCAGACACAAGACACTCAACTCTACCTTTTGAGATATGACCTAAGCGCTTATGCCATAATGACGTTGAATTTTCCTTATTTAATTTGCGTTTAGTACCACGTgattccacatgcaaggtttcattataggatgcaattgtttctagcaaataaaggttgtcataagcattcaagtaaccagttccaacaacatttgaatttaaagacaaaCTAAATTGATTGTTTCCAAAAGAACAACAATATCCAAATTTTTCCAACAAAGAAACAGAAACTAAATTCTATCTAAAAGATGGTACAACAAAAGTGTCTttcaaatccaaaaaaaaaaccaGTTCCTAACAACAACCTAAAATTTCCAATTGCTTCCACTTCCACCGATTTTCCATCACCCACAAAGATGTGTCTTTCATGATCACTTAGGTTTTGGTAGCTCAGACAACCCTGCATAGAAACACTTATGTGAgtagtagcaccagaatctatccACCAAGTGTTCCTAGGTACTGAAGCTAAATTAACCTCAGAACAGACCAAAGCAAGAATCATACATTTCTTTGCACGCCATGCATGATACTTGGTACAATCTTTCTTCACATGTCCAGACTTGTTGCAAAAGAAACAACCATCTGAATCCttctgttgtttcttttgggcTGGACCCTTAGCAGCTTCATTCTCAGATTTCCTTTTCTTGCCCTTATCTTTAGGAGCAGTGGCCAAGTGAGCACTTTCAATTTTGTCCTTTTTcaacctttcttcctcttgccACAATGAGAAATGAGCTCATTGAGAGTCCATTTATCCTTTTGACAATTGtaactaattttaaattggttaaactgTGCAAGAAGTGTTAACAAAACCAAAAGTACAAGCGCATCATCAGAAAGCTCAATCTTAAGTGTCCTAAGTCTTGAGACAATATGTTGcatttccataatgtactccctTATATTTCcttgacccttatacttcaggGTCATCAAAGAATCAAGAAGTGTTGTCATTTCAACCTAATCGTTTTTAGCAAAACGCTCCTCAATTTGTTCAAGGAAATTCTTGGCCTTAGTAATCCCTTCAGATTCTGTGCCCCAAAAGGCTTCTGGGATGTTGTGTTTCATAATCATTAAACTCATGCGATTTGAATGATCCCACCTCTCAAAATCCGTTTTCTCATCACGAGTGCTTTCCTCAGTGAGAGGTGCAGGTTGTTCATCCCTTAATGCATGATCTAAATCCATACATCTCAGAACTATTAGTAAGTTCATTTTCCAATCCTTGAAATTGGTCTCATTAAGCATAGGAATATAATTAATATTAGCAGATATTGAGGCAGCAGAAGATGAACTAGCTGAatatataaaacaaaacaaacaaaataagcTCACATCAATATGGATAAtcaaataataaattcaaaaattgTTTAATCCCATCTCAAGTTACCAGGCACACCATTAATATTAAGTCTTTGGACATTAATATTAACTGTAAGTAGTACTCTTGTTGTAGCAATCAAACATTGACAATATATTATGTCAAACAATAAATCAATCTTTGGATTAACATATTGCTCACACAAGATACTTTACAATTGTCACACATTTATCACCACGGGTATGAATGAAATTTAGCCAAATATTAACTCACATTTGGGTCAGTTAATAAATGCATGAA is a window of Humulus lupulus chromosome 4, drHumLupu1.1, whole genome shotgun sequence DNA encoding:
- the LOC133833063 gene encoding uncharacterized protein LOC133833063 — encoded protein: MSKMLGVDISASSSSSAASISANINYIPMLNETNFKDWKMNLLIVLRCMDLDHALRDEQPAPLTEESTRDEKTDFERWDHSNRMSLMIMKHNIPEAFWGTESEGITKAKNFLEQIEERFAKND